A region of Gemmobacter sp. 24YEA27 DNA encodes the following proteins:
- a CDS encoding TonB-dependent receptor — protein MKTNHKIRAGLLSCLPVWAIALAVIVPQTAVMAQTRKAGEEEEAQNLGTIVLTATGQAQALPDAPATITVISGEEIASRPYASIADVLRRVPGVVVSSPSARSGAETISIRGLGESYVLTLVDGRPIGNSQEATYNGFGSGLAMSYLPPPSAINRIEVIRGPMSSLYGTAASGGVINVITKPVADVWSGSLMLGNSTWQDNNAGSAHEGRFYLSGPLIEGRLGLAVYGSIYDRSKPALQVAGTGARPSQDTERKSLGARLTWMLDDNQGLDFEVASGTSDTVNLTPGGTPGGVKVERMNYALGHKITWGEGYETNSFVTYEDVDFKNGTNISGYELWNLNSKTNVSFGRHDLTLGFDYRDETTRHSPNRVSVNPVMTRWNRAVFGEDNFHLTDDVTVTFGLRYDENERYGSHVTPRLYAVWHASDALTIKGGVSGGYKTPSLKQADSNIFEPSGGDGRARDQGNTSLKPEESTNFEIGAIWESESGVQIGLTAYHTRFKDRITTERICMNPADPVNYPGLPTNCGMNTPTDPIKWINQYVNRDAAELNGVEATIDWVLGDVGFNLNYTYADSKVTKGARTGTRFNNSPLHVANLGIDWQANEALSVWGNAQYRSASFDSGNSRIKEHAIFDIGLDYEFNENVKGSVAVYNIGDTTFGSTNYNDGRRFFVGLTTTF, from the coding sequence ATGAAAACCAACCACAAAATCAGGGCCGGGCTGTTGTCCTGCCTGCCCGTCTGGGCCATTGCGCTGGCCGTGATCGTGCCGCAGACGGCGGTGATGGCCCAGACCAGAAAGGCCGGCGAAGAGGAAGAAGCGCAGAACCTTGGCACCATCGTTCTGACCGCGACCGGCCAGGCGCAGGCCCTGCCTGACGCGCCGGCGACCATCACCGTGATCTCCGGCGAAGAGATCGCCTCGCGGCCCTATGCCTCGATCGCCGATGTCCTGCGCCGGGTGCCGGGCGTGGTTGTGTCCTCGCCATCGGCGCGCTCCGGCGCCGAGACCATCTCGATCCGGGGCCTTGGCGAAAGTTATGTGCTGACGCTGGTCGATGGCCGCCCCATCGGCAATTCGCAGGAGGCGACCTATAACGGCTTCGGCTCCGGCCTCGCGATGTCTTACCTGCCGCCGCCTTCCGCCATCAACCGGATCGAGGTGATCCGTGGGCCGATGTCGTCGCTTTATGGCACTGCGGCCTCGGGTGGCGTGATCAATGTCATCACCAAACCGGTTGCCGATGTCTGGTCGGGCTCGCTGATGCTGGGGAATTCGACCTGGCAGGACAATAACGCCGGTTCTGCGCATGAGGGGCGGTTCTATCTGAGCGGGCCGCTGATCGAGGGGCGCCTTGGCCTTGCGGTCTATGGCTCGATCTATGACCGCTCGAAGCCTGCGCTGCAGGTGGCCGGCACCGGCGCGCGCCCCTCGCAGGATACCGAACGCAAATCCCTCGGGGCCAGGCTGACCTGGATGCTCGACGACAATCAGGGCCTGGATTTCGAAGTGGCGTCCGGCACCTCCGACACTGTGAACCTGACCCCTGGCGGCACCCCCGGCGGTGTGAAGGTCGAGCGGATGAACTACGCGCTTGGTCACAAGATCACCTGGGGTGAGGGCTATGAGACCAACAGCTTCGTCACCTATGAAGATGTCGATTTCAAGAACGGCACCAATATCTCGGGCTATGAGCTTTGGAACCTGAATTCGAAAACCAATGTCAGTTTCGGGCGCCATGACCTGACACTGGGCTTTGATTACCGCGACGAGACCACCCGCCATTCGCCGAACCGCGTCAGCGTCAATCCGGTGATGACGCGCTGGAACCGGGCGGTGTTCGGCGAAGACAATTTCCACCTGACCGATGATGTGACGGTGACCTTCGGCCTGCGCTATGACGAGAACGAGCGCTATGGCTCGCATGTCACGCCGCGCCTCTATGCGGTCTGGCATGCCTCTGACGCGCTGACGATCAAGGGCGGGGTCTCGGGCGGCTATAAGACGCCGTCGCTGAAACAGGCCGACAGCAATATCTTTGAACCTTCCGGTGGCGATGGCCGGGCACGCGACCAGGGCAATACCAGTCTGAAACCCGAAGAAAGCACCAATTTCGAGATCGGCGCGATCTGGGAATCGGAAAGCGGCGTGCAGATCGGCCTTACCGCCTATCACACCCGCTTCAAGGACCGGATCACGACCGAGCGGATCTGTATGAACCCCGCCGATCCTGTCAATTACCCCGGCCTGCCCACCAATTGCGGCATGAACACCCCCACCGATCCGATCAAATGGATCAACCAATATGTTAACCGCGACGCGGCAGAGCTGAACGGCGTCGAGGCAACCATTGACTGGGTGCTGGGCGATGTCGGCTTCAACCTGAACTACACCTATGCCGACAGCAAGGTGACCAAAGGCGCGCGCACCGGCACCAGGTTCAACAACAGCCCGCTGCATGTCGCCAATCTCGGCATCGACTGGCAGGCGAATGAGGCACTGTCGGTCTGGGGCAATGCGCAATATCGCAGCGCGTCTTTTGACAGTGGCAACAGCAGGATCAAAGAACACGCGATCTTTGATATCGGGCTCGATTACGAGTTCAACGAGAACGTCAAAGGGTCGGTCGCGGTCTATAATATCGGCGACACGACCTTCGGCTCCACCAATTACAATGATGGCCGCCGCTTCTTTGTCGGGCTGACCACCACCTTCTGA
- a CDS encoding sigma-70 family RNA polymerase sigma factor: MSSTESDEIGRLYSEESARLERQIARRTGNPAIARDLVHEVFLRVWERTRGVTGAFSGNPSAFLSRSARNAAIDHLRREKVRDSHTSSALPEAAPADPAFAEIAARQSQEAVKRAIRDLPETTRRLFLMNRAEGLTFQEIASRCGMSERNVAKHMAKAVARCARALEDPPADSPAHQRSE; this comes from the coding sequence ATGTCTTCCACCGAGTCCGACGAAATCGGCCGCCTCTACAGCGAGGAGAGCGCCCGTCTTGAGCGACAGATTGCGCGGCGGACGGGCAATCCCGCGATTGCGCGCGACCTGGTCCATGAGGTGTTTCTCAGGGTCTGGGAACGGACGCGCGGGGTGACAGGTGCGTTTTCCGGCAATCCTTCTGCCTTTCTCAGCCGTTCCGCGAGGAATGCGGCCATCGACCATCTGCGGCGCGAAAAGGTACGTGACAGCCATACCAGCAGCGCGCTGCCCGAAGCCGCGCCCGCCGATCCGGCTTTCGCGGAAATCGCTGCGCGCCAGTCGCAGGAGGCGGTAAAACGCGCGATCCGCGACCTGCCGGAAACGACGCGCCGGCTGTTCCTGATGAACCGGGCCGAGGGCCTGACCTTCCAGGAAATCGCAAGCCGCTGTGGCATGTCAGAGCGCAATGTGGCAAAGCATATGGCGAAAGCGGTGGCGCGCTGTGCCCGCGCGCTTGAAGATCCCCCCGCAGACAGCCCCGCCCACCAGCGCAGCGAATGA
- a CDS encoding FecR domain-containing protein: protein MAQNPVSQDQIRDEAAEWLVAVTAHPALEQDRVFRAWLAADSRHAAAFAKAQQAWQIAGLVGADLAAEAPVAVVPLRPAGRRLWRAGAGLALAASLVGAVWLNQVRPDLRLRLVADHVSVAGEIRDFALQDGSRTLLDGGSALDFTADSDSRRVTLLTGAAWFDVEKDGRSFTVQLGETEIRALGTQFGVRDCGNCVEISLEEGSIAVTAPGLDEMYLTPGQQMRLRPGEPPQLAGTDAPEALAWRDGRYIFYDVTLREVAGVLARHGAGAILFGDAALADRKISGSISLSDTGAELQALSEAMGFRIFALPGGNLLM, encoded by the coding sequence TTGGCGCAAAACCCCGTTTCCCAGGATCAGATCCGCGATGAGGCCGCCGAATGGCTGGTCGCAGTGACTGCACATCCGGCGCTGGAGCAGGACAGGGTTTTCCGCGCCTGGCTTGCGGCCGACAGCCGCCACGCCGCAGCTTTTGCCAAAGCGCAACAGGCCTGGCAGATTGCCGGTCTGGTGGGCGCTGATCTCGCGGCGGAGGCGCCGGTTGCGGTCGTTCCACTGCGCCCTGCAGGGCGGCGGCTCTGGCGGGCCGGCGCCGGGCTCGCGCTGGCGGCCTCGCTGGTGGGCGCAGTCTGGCTGAACCAGGTGCGCCCGGATCTGCGGCTGCGGCTGGTGGCGGATCACGTCAGTGTTGCGGGCGAGATCCGTGATTTCGCGCTGCAGGATGGCAGCCGTACATTGCTTGATGGCGGTTCGGCGCTGGATTTCACCGCTGACAGCGACAGCCGCCGGGTGACGCTGCTGACCGGTGCCGCCTGGTTCGATGTTGAAAAAGACGGCCGCTCCTTTACCGTGCAGCTGGGCGAGACCGAAATCCGTGCGCTTGGCACGCAATTCGGGGTTCGCGATTGCGGCAATTGCGTCGAGATTTCGCTGGAAGAGGGCAGTATCGCGGTCACCGCGCCCGGCCTCGACGAGATGTATCTGACCCCCGGCCAGCAAATGCGCCTGCGTCCTGGCGAACCGCCGCAGCTTGCCGGCACTGATGCGCCCGAGGCGCTGGCCTGGCGCGACGGGCGCTATATCTTTTACGATGTTACCCTGCGCGAAGTCGCGGGGGTGCTGGCCCGCCATGGCGCCGGCGCGATCCTTTTCGGGGATGCGGCGCTGGCCGATCGCAAGATCTCGGGCAGTATCAGCCTCTCCGATACCGGCGCCGAATTACAGGCGCTTTCAGAGGCGATGGGCTTTCGCATCTTCGCCCTGCCGGGTGGCAATCTGTTGATGTGA
- a CDS encoding TonB-dependent receptor, with translation MREGQAKARAGQGQKKDRMRASRARPYCPASPPYCRAARDGVLRAAVLALCLISLIPVPSLAEPVATFDQPALPLARALNSIGESAGISVLIKGDSAGLKAPAIRGITGLQAALDQVLAGSGAGYRFTSDGSLVVTLPAAAPLSPAENLGTIVLTASGQPQHLIDAPASVTVIPAEGLSARPMASLADALRSVPGLYVPGPGREGLPAISLRGMGQSYVLLMIDGRPLSASEEASYNGHGLNTRIGFLPPLLALDRIEVIRGPLSALHGSAAAGGVINVISRDIPGIWGGEAMLGFGRASDPASGNSHEARVWLGGPLVQGRLGLALFTSLTVRQEDDRISAGYQSQGLGAARRSISGLRLRWTPVADQSLELSLQESRVNFSRSPLSARSHADTKVTDRITALSHRIGWGENRETTSFLQWEATDFRSGNESGHDALVFNTRTTLGEGRRNLTLGYEYRRERTRHDPDRLPDLANPRLHRWHHSVFLEGALPLGEDVTLTLGLRADQNQKYGFALTPRASFIWYMTQDLVLKGGIGSGYKVPALKQADDGVAEPSGGDGRSRDRGNSSLRPERSTNVELGLIWTGPEGLHLGATLWHSRFYDRIARADLCRTPTGQAPGCLLDGTPYVAVSQYINDDSARLSGAELALDLTLDDWNIAASYTYSESRVTRGRNAGQRFHNLPLHMLTLSLDWQVADRLNLWGQARARSRAPASGRKPPVPAHVIVDLGLSFELSDRVSGVLAVYNLNDRHEGDVLPEGRRLHLGLTTRF, from the coding sequence ATGCGTGAAGGTCAGGCAAAGGCCCGTGCCGGGCAGGGCCAGAAAAAGGACAGGATGCGAGCCAGCCGCGCCAGACCATATTGCCCCGCGTCGCCGCCTTATTGCCGGGCCGCGCGCGACGGTGTTTTGCGCGCGGCGGTGCTGGCCTTGTGCCTTATATCCCTCATCCCGGTCCCATCACTGGCCGAGCCGGTCGCGACCTTTGATCAGCCCGCACTGCCGCTGGCGCGTGCGCTGAACAGCATCGGCGAAAGCGCGGGCATTTCGGTTCTGATCAAAGGCGACAGCGCCGGGCTGAAGGCTCCGGCGATCCGGGGCATTACAGGGTTGCAGGCGGCGCTGGATCAGGTGCTCGCGGGCAGCGGCGCGGGGTACAGGTTCACCTCGGATGGCAGCCTTGTCGTCACGCTGCCTGCGGCGGCACCTCTATCACCGGCCGAGAATCTCGGGACCATCGTCCTGACAGCGAGCGGCCAGCCGCAGCATCTGATTGACGCACCGGCCTCGGTGACCGTGATCCCGGCAGAAGGACTGTCAGCCCGCCCGATGGCGAGCCTCGCCGATGCGCTGCGTAGCGTTCCGGGCCTTTATGTGCCCGGCCCGGGGCGCGAAGGGCTGCCGGCGATTTCCCTGCGGGGCATGGGGCAAAGCTATGTGCTTCTGATGATCGATGGCCGCCCGCTCAGCGCTTCGGAAGAGGCCAGCTATAACGGCCATGGGTTGAACACGCGGATCGGGTTCCTGCCACCCCTCCTGGCGCTGGACCGGATCGAGGTGATCCGGGGCCCGTTATCGGCGCTGCACGGGTCAGCTGCAGCGGGCGGCGTGATCAATGTGATCTCGCGCGACATTCCCGGGATCTGGGGCGGCGAGGCCATGCTGGGCTTTGGCAGGGCCAGTGATCCGGCCTCAGGGAACAGCCATGAGGCGCGGGTCTGGCTGGGCGGGCCGCTGGTCCAGGGGCGGCTGGGGCTTGCGCTGTTTACATCGCTCACGGTGCGTCAGGAGGATGACCGGATCAGCGCGGGCTATCAGAGCCAGGGCCTCGGCGCGGCGCGGCGCAGCATATCGGGCCTGCGGCTGCGCTGGACCCCTGTGGCGGATCAGAGCCTTGAGCTGAGCCTGCAGGAAAGCCGCGTCAATTTCAGCCGCAGCCCCCTGTCTGCGCGCAGCCATGCCGATACCAAAGTGACCGATCGCATCACGGCCCTGTCACATCGCATCGGCTGGGGCGAAAACCGCGAGACCACCAGCTTCCTGCAATGGGAGGCGACCGACTTCCGGTCGGGCAACGAAAGCGGCCATGATGCGCTGGTCTTCAACACCCGCACCACCCTGGGCGAGGGGCGGCGCAACCTCACCCTCGGCTATGAATACCGCCGCGAGCGCACAAGGCACGACCCCGACCGGCTGCCCGATCTGGCCAATCCGCGCCTGCATCGCTGGCATCACTCGGTCTTTCTGGAAGGCGCGCTGCCTTTGGGTGAGGACGTGACGCTGACCCTTGGCCTGCGTGCCGATCAGAACCAGAAATACGGCTTCGCCCTGACGCCGCGCGCCTCTTTCATCTGGTATATGACACAGGATCTGGTGCTGAAAGGCGGCATTGGCAGCGGCTATAAGGTGCCTGCGCTGAAACAGGCCGATGATGGTGTGGCCGAGCCCTCGGGCGGCGATGGACGGTCGCGCGACCGGGGCAATTCCTCGTTGCGGCCGGAACGCAGCACCAATGTCGAGCTTGGCCTGATCTGGACCGGACCCGAAGGGCTGCACCTGGGCGCGACGCTCTGGCACAGCCGTTTTTACGACCGGATCGCCCGGGCCGATCTGTGCCGCACGCCGACCGGCCAGGCGCCGGGCTGCCTGCTGGACGGAACGCCATATGTTGCCGTGTCGCAATATATCAACGACGACAGCGCGCGGCTCAGCGGGGCCGAGCTGGCGCTGGATCTGACCCTGGACGACTGGAATATCGCCGCGAGCTATACCTATTCGGAGTCGCGCGTGACACGGGGCCGCAATGCCGGGCAACGCTTTCACAACCTGCCGCTGCATATGCTGACTCTCTCGCTCGACTGGCAGGTGGCAGATCGGCTGAACCTCTGGGGTCAGGCCCGCGCCCGCAGCCGCGCGCCCGCTTCGGGACGGAAGCCACCGGTCCCGGCACATGTGATCGTCGATCTGGGCCTGAGCTTTGAGCTCAGCGACCGGGTCAGCGGCGTGCTGGCGGTCTACAACCTGAACGACCGGCATGAGGGCGATGTCCTGCCCGAAGGCCGCCGGCTCCATCTTGGGCTGACCACCCGGTTCTGA
- a CDS encoding NtaA/DmoA family FMN-dependent monooxygenase (This protein belongs to a clade of FMN-dependent monooxygenases, within a broader family of flavin-dependent oxidoreductases, the luciferase-like monooxygenase (LMM) family, some of whose members use coenzyme F420 rather than FMN.): MKLRPKLCIGISLAPTWLSGEGWRLDGSGIEGLYSSDFALETAQRAEAAHLDFAFRPDASFLPLAIMDQSFGFSSLDATLLMTSVARETRRIGLVTTISTTFGHPYQAARQLMSLHWLSKGRAGWNVVTALQGNENFGVAEMPSSDARYLRAREFTDVVRKLWSSFPSGALLVDRETGRYADTDLILPINHRGQGFEVQGPLNLPAFPGPGIPLMQAGGSATGIDFAGEVADMVFGMTPDLATAQQMRSQLSARAMAHRRAPRDIRLLPGLSLYLAPTREEARALFQDNHRRVGRAQRLQRIQEAIGLDLSGWPDDRRLTPADLPKTHHSMRSASHRALLQRIVSDTQPTVAELLARPEILSSVHWQIVGTPEDAAREIAVWHDAGAIDGFIAVPGGSPESLRLTLEELVPRLVSDGRFRRDYTGDTFFSHLTED; the protein is encoded by the coding sequence ATGAAGCTCCGACCGAAACTCTGCATTGGGATCTCGCTGGCGCCGACCTGGCTGTCTGGCGAAGGCTGGCGGCTGGATGGCAGCGGCATCGAGGGTCTTTATTCCAGCGATTTTGCACTGGAGACCGCACAGCGCGCCGAGGCCGCCCATCTCGATTTCGCCTTCCGCCCCGATGCGAGCTTTCTGCCATTGGCGATCATGGACCAGTCCTTTGGCTTTTCCAGCCTGGACGCGACTTTGCTGATGACTTCGGTCGCGCGCGAGACGCGGCGGATCGGCCTCGTGACTACGATCTCGACCACATTCGGCCATCCCTATCAGGCCGCGCGGCAGCTGATGTCGCTGCACTGGCTCAGCAAGGGCCGCGCCGGCTGGAATGTCGTGACCGCCTTGCAGGGCAATGAGAATTTTGGCGTGGCCGAGATGCCTTCCTCGGATGCGCGCTATCTGCGGGCGCGTGAATTTACCGATGTCGTGCGCAAGCTGTGGTCCAGCTTTCCGTCCGGGGCGCTGCTGGTTGACCGCGAGACCGGGCGCTATGCCGATACTGATCTGATCCTGCCGATCAACCATCGTGGCCAGGGGTTCGAGGTTCAGGGACCGCTGAACCTGCCGGCATTTCCCGGACCGGGGATCCCGCTGATGCAGGCGGGCGGGTCGGCCACCGGTATCGATTTCGCGGGCGAGGTGGCGGATATGGTTTTCGGCATGACCCCCGATCTGGCAACGGCGCAACAGATGCGCAGCCAGCTTTCCGCCCGCGCTATGGCGCATCGCCGCGCGCCGCGTGATATCCGGCTTCTGCCCGGGCTCAGCCTCTATCTGGCCCCGACCCGCGAAGAGGCGCGCGCGCTGTTTCAGGACAACCACCGCCGCGTCGGACGCGCGCAGCGTCTCCAGCGCATTCAGGAAGCGATCGGGCTGGATCTGAGCGGCTGGCCTGACGATCGCCGCCTCACCCCGGCCGATCTGCCGAAAACGCATCACTCCATGCGGTCTGCCAGCCATCGTGCCCTCTTGCAGCGGATCGTGTCTGACACGCAGCCAACGGTGGCCGAGCTGCTGGCGCGGCCCGAGATCCTGTCATCGGTGCATTGGCAGATCGTCGGCACCCCCGAAGACGCGGCCCGGGAAATCGCCGTCTGGCATGACGCCGGCGCGATTGACGGCTTTATCGCCGTGCCCGGCGGCTCGCCCGAAAGCCTGCGCCTGACGCTGGAGGAACTGGTGCCGCGGCTGGTCAGCGACGGGCGCTTCCGCCGGGACTATACCGGCGACACATTCTTTTCGCATCTGACGGAAGACTGA
- a CDS encoding TonB-dependent receptor — protein MPNFHHGRLARGASLLTIIAALAAHAAYAQETPVDLGTIYLTGEKQQRDLKDTASSVTLVTVEELEQDKPGKDEVRTVLQGTPNVIYTDNVSAPVIRGQNSEGPHTGATAFFAGTMPRATVNVDGHYLSWAELYFGGTATWDVGSVEVFRGPQTTSQGANAIGGAILVNTKDPTWEPEGSYRLEFGNYNQRRASFAWSGPINDQLAARIALDYAARDTFIDYVSPRFIQNEIGQDFSNFTGRAKLLWQPADIDGLTVKLTYSRSDVTRPSAEGAAQDPEYSDLRSITIWMPGWDTVTDTAVLDVDYDLGNGLVLTNKFETSKSDVERRVGTPTAGDANMWRKNFSNESKLAFGTPEDVFSGVAGLYVAYSDQDEWLNQGGISTFNDKKNQLGVYTELSWRIDDQWTLSGGLRYQRDHLRRTGDVSPLFANSDIDYDQTFEEVLPKLTLSYAATPDWTVGAMISKGYNPGGISLDFVGTRDWTKYKEETVWNYELFSRASLIDETLFLTGNLFYMDYTNAQHSVTQMTSSGINQTQTLNAEKAHSYGLEIGADYKPVDSLTLRASAGFLRTKIDEMSSAKAWEGNEFARSPGKTFTLGASWDASDKLKLGGQVRFIDGYYSNTANTPAYEVDNYTLVDIHASFQLRDNLEVYGYVNNLFDERSPTLLEAARGTVAFTQGSMTSPRMFGIGIRGTF, from the coding sequence ATGCCGAACTTTCATCATGGCCGGCTGGCGCGTGGGGCCAGCCTGCTGACCATAATTGCAGCCCTCGCGGCCCATGCCGCCTATGCCCAGGAAACGCCTGTCGATCTGGGCACGATCTATCTGACCGGCGAAAAGCAGCAGCGCGATCTGAAGGATACCGCAAGTTCTGTGACCCTCGTGACCGTAGAAGAACTTGAGCAGGACAAGCCGGGCAAGGATGAGGTCCGCACCGTTTTGCAGGGCACGCCGAACGTCATCTATACCGACAATGTCTCTGCCCCTGTGATCCGGGGCCAGAACTCTGAAGGCCCGCATACCGGCGCGACGGCGTTCTTTGCCGGCACCATGCCGCGCGCGACGGTCAATGTGGATGGCCATTATCTCAGCTGGGCCGAGCTGTATTTCGGCGGCACTGCCACCTGGGATGTCGGCAGCGTCGAGGTCTTCCGCGGGCCGCAAACCACCAGCCAGGGCGCCAATGCCATTGGCGGTGCAATCCTCGTGAATACCAAAGACCCGACCTGGGAGCCCGAGGGCAGCTACCGCCTGGAATTCGGCAATTACAACCAGCGCCGCGCCTCGTTTGCCTGGAGCGGGCCGATCAATGACCAGCTCGCGGCACGGATCGCGCTGGATTACGCGGCGCGCGACACCTTTATCGATTATGTCAGCCCGCGCTTTATCCAAAACGAAATCGGCCAGGATTTCAGCAATTTCACCGGTCGGGCCAAGCTGCTGTGGCAGCCCGCCGATATTGACGGGCTGACGGTCAAACTGACCTATTCGCGCTCGGATGTGACCCGGCCAAGCGCCGAAGGTGCGGCGCAGGACCCCGAATACAGCGATCTGCGTTCGATCACGATCTGGATGCCGGGCTGGGATACGGTGACCGATACTGCTGTGCTGGATGTCGATTACGATCTGGGCAATGGTCTTGTGCTGACCAATAAATTCGAGACCTCGAAATCCGATGTTGAACGCCGCGTCGGCACGCCCACCGCCGGTGACGCCAATATGTGGCGCAAGAATTTCTCGAATGAATCGAAGCTGGCCTTTGGCACGCCCGAGGATGTTTTCTCTGGCGTGGCCGGTCTTTACGTCGCCTATAGCGATCAGGATGAATGGCTGAACCAGGGCGGTATCTCGACCTTCAATGACAAGAAGAACCAGCTTGGCGTCTATACCGAACTCAGCTGGCGTATTGATGATCAATGGACGCTTTCGGGCGGGCTTCGCTATCAGCGTGACCATCTGCGTCGCACCGGCGATGTCTCGCCGCTCTTTGCCAACAGCGATATCGATTATGACCAGACGTTTGAGGAGGTGCTGCCGAAACTTACGCTGTCCTATGCCGCGACACCGGACTGGACCGTCGGCGCGATGATCTCGAAGGGCTATAATCCCGGCGGCATTTCGCTGGATTTCGTCGGCACCCGCGACTGGACGAAATATAAGGAAGAGACCGTCTGGAATTATGAACTCTTCAGCCGGGCAAGCCTGATTGACGAGACGCTCTTCCTGACCGGAAACCTCTTTTATATGGATTACACCAACGCCCAGCACAGTGTGACCCAGATGACCTCGTCCGGGATCAACCAGACCCAGACGCTGAATGCTGAAAAAGCCCATTCCTACGGGCTTGAGATCGGTGCGGATTACAAGCCGGTCGACAGCCTGACGCTGCGCGCAAGCGCCGGTTTCCTCAGGACGAAGATCGACGAGATGTCCTCGGCCAAGGCCTGGGAGGGCAATGAATTTGCCCGCTCGCCCGGCAAGACCTTTACCCTTGGCGCAAGCTGGGATGCGAGTGACAAGCTGAAACTTGGTGGCCAGGTGCGCTTTATTGACGGCTATTATTCCAATACCGCCAATACACCGGCCTATGAGGTGGACAATTACACCCTCGTGGATATCCATGCGAGCTTTCAGCTGCGCGACAATCTTGAAGTCTATGGCTATGTGAACAACCTCTTTGACGAACGCAGCCCGACCCTGCTCGAGGCCGCGCGCGGCACGGTGGCCTTCACGCAGGGCTCGATGACCTCGCCGCGTATGTTTGGCATCGGCATTCGCGGCACGTTCTGA
- a CDS encoding IclR family transcriptional regulator yields the protein MMEFEIFPDEDAGAGDARRVTTIQSISVAMRFLNILAAAERALPLGELARLSRTGRSTAHRYMQSLVKEGLAAQDPVSSHYDLGAAALSIGIAALRRVDAVEMAGMQMKQLATNHAISGGVAIWTERGPTLVRWYRSALFAISPVQLGDVLPIDNSACGQVFQAFLPRAVTEAARRIQPAAFAGDPVQRPQLDQIRRTGWVELTSHLLSGITGQAAPILDAQGELVCVVTSVTDLGKLNAPGDRLALQDVARLINRATGGQSALDQP from the coding sequence ATGATGGAATTCGAGATTTTCCCCGATGAGGATGCCGGTGCCGGTGATGCAAGGCGGGTGACCACCATTCAGTCGATCTCGGTCGCGATGCGGTTCCTGAACATCCTCGCCGCCGCCGAACGTGCGCTGCCTCTCGGAGAGCTCGCGCGGCTGTCGCGCACCGGACGGTCGACCGCGCATCGCTATATGCAGAGCCTCGTGAAAGAGGGGCTCGCGGCGCAGGATCCGGTCTCCAGCCATTACGATCTGGGCGCGGCGGCCCTTTCGATCGGCATTGCGGCGCTGCGCCGGGTGGATGCGGTCGAAATGGCCGGGATGCAGATGAAGCAGCTGGCCACCAATCACGCGATCAGCGGCGGGGTTGCGATCTGGACCGAACGGGGGCCGACCCTTGTCCGCTGGTATCGCAGCGCGCTTTTCGCGATTTCGCCGGTGCAGCTGGGGGATGTGCTGCCCATCGACAATTCTGCCTGTGGCCAGGTGTTCCAGGCCTTTCTGCCGCGCGCCGTGACCGAGGCCGCACGCCGGATCCAGCCCGCCGCCTTCGCCGGCGATCCGGTGCAGCGCCCGCAGCTTGACCAGATCCGCCGCACCGGCTGGGTCGAACTGACAAGCCATCTTCTGTCAGGTATCACCGGCCAGGCCGCTCCGATCCTCGATGCCCAGGGCGAACTGGTCTGTGTGGTGACCTCGGTCACCGATCTGGGGAAGCTGAATGCGCCGGGCGACCGGCTTGCACTACAGGATGTAGCGAGGCTGATAAACCGCGCTACAGGTGGGCAAAGCGCGCTGGATCAGCCCTGA